The following are from one region of the Stigmatopora argus isolate UIUO_Sarg chromosome 9, RoL_Sarg_1.0, whole genome shotgun sequence genome:
- the adgrg4a gene encoding adhesion G protein-coupled receptor G4a: protein MVLTTESNSIRVVPMVAADLFLRVRIQVDFTGNAMKPKEIIEQWLNEELVANTSLRVWNLVIVESAWRDAQGFDVQMHFYDWLKEYTCDFHIQRLYGGNVEQFKDFINATLSSQYENDSTVIQTTNISMKQIFPQNCLEDFATTIYGEYFWPESFPQEIQEMGCRKPSSHRAHRLCKLHIENDTTTWDHPDMSECEPIVSISDLDNITVTTDNAAEVVDMIQDLINVTLGNSTQIPSAELNTVVDKLNQVVNVATVTPALGGDIVKVFSNILLSDTDVAPVAVSILDLTDTMGNTMAFLGESLSLTAPSLALSMINVDPKGFNGLTFTADSVSSSQNPNVSVIPSFESKPIPEANATISLPSSLHNFLPPGQKNKTRIQFQFFGTQDLFQDLQTPNATTVNSYIVSATINGSHISNLANDERVAITLRHLKAKQPNHKLLCVFWDFQENGGQGGWSGAGCETRILSPVQTQCLCEHLTHFAVLLDVSRDPISEVDSQMLTIISYVGCGLSSIFLGITLLTYLAFPKLRCDNPSKILINLSAALLGLNMLFLVDSWLASFSNYSLCIVTAAALHYFLLASFSWMALEAIHMYFALVKIFNTYVPAYIFKFCAMGWGVPLVIISLVLLIDKDAYGNILSSTAAARTNSVDQFCWLQDNAVFYATVVAFVLLVLLANMSMFVVVLLQIRKMGPNKKEGSNSRSTLQNMRAVASLTILLGLTWVTGFFTFGPGRVVLMYLFTIFNTLQGFFVFLFHCLMKENVRKQWNMQLRCGAQKSSEHSGWSKKISGQGKKENLLKPSVNTSVLSNTSESEARVESRKGA from the exons ATGGTCCTGACGACAGAATCAAATAGTATACGCGTGGTGCCCATGG TTGCAGCAGATCTTTTTTTGAGGGTCAGAATTCAAGTGGATTTCACCGGCAACGCCATGAAACCAAAGGAAATAATTGAGCAGTGG TTAAACGAAGAACTGGTAGCGAACACCAGCTTGCGAGTGTGGAATCTTGTCATTGTGGAAAGTGCCTGGAG AGATGCTCAGGGATTCGATGTACAGATG CACTTCTATGACTGGCTCAAAGA GTACACATGCGACTTCCATATCCAGAGGCTATATGGTGGCAACGTTGAACAATTTAAAGATTTTATAAATGCCACTCTTTCATCCCAGTATGAAAATGACTCCACAGTTATTCAAACTACAAATATATCGATGAAACAAATAT ttccTCAAAATTGTTTAGAGGATTTTGCAACGACAATCTACGGTGAATATTTTTGGCCAGAGTCCTTTCCTCAAGAGATTCAGGAGATGGGGTGCAGAAAACCAAGTTCCCACCGAGCCCACCGACTTTG TAAATTACACATTGAAAATGACACAACCACCTGGGACCATCCAGATATGTCAGAATGTGAGCCAATTGTGAGCATTTCTGACCTTGACAATATCACCGTTACCACCG ATAACGCCGCTGAAGTCGTGGATATGATCCAGGACCTAATAAACGTTACGCTGGGTAACTCAACACAGATTCCTTCTGCTGAGCTCAACACGGTGGTGGACAAACTCAACCAGGTGGTAAACGTAGCCACCGTCACCCCAGCACTTGGTGGTGACATCGTTAAGGTTTTCTCCAATATCTTGCTATCTGATACGGACGTGGCTCCTGTGGCTGTCAG CATCCTCGACCTCACTGACACAATGGGGAACACTATGGCTTTTCTGGGTGAATCGTTAAGTCTGACGGCTCCTTCACTGGCTCTGTCCATGATCAACGTGGACCCCAAGGGATTCAACGGACTAACATTCACTGCTGACTCTGTCTCTTCATCCCAGAATCCAAAT GTATCAGTAATCCCGAGTTTTGAAAGCAAACCAATCCCAGAAGCAAATGCAACCATATCTCTTCCCTCTTCTCTCCATAACTTCCTTCCGCCTGGACAGAAGAACAAAACACGGATTCAGTTTCAGTTCTTTGGAACGCAAGATCTTTTCCAG GACTTACAAACACCCAACGCTACAACAGTGAACTCTTACATCGTGTCAGCAACCATTAACGGCAGCCACATTAGTAACCTGGCTAACGATGAGCGGGTGGCGATCACACTCCGTCATCTCAAAGCAAAGCAG CCAAACCACAAGCTGTTGTGTGTATTCTGGGATTTCCAAGAAAATG GTGGTCAGGGTGGTTGGAGTGGTGCGGGTTGTGAAACCCGAATTCTTTCCCCTGTCCAGACCCAGTGTCTGTGTGAGCACCTAACACATTTTGCTGTGTTGCTG GATGTGTCGAGAGACCCCATCAGTGAAGTGGACAGTCAGATGTTGACCATCATCTCATATGTGGGCTGTGGTCTATCCTCTATCTTCCTGGGCATCACTCTCCTCACTTACCTGGCTTTTCC AAAACTTCGCTGTGACAACCCGTCGAAAATTCTCATCAACTTATCGGCGGCCTTGCTGGGATTGAATATGCTTTTCCTGGTGGACTCGTGGCTGGCGTCGTTTTCCAACTACAGCTTGTGCATCGTCACTGCAGCCGCGCTGCACTACTTTCTATTGGCCTCCTTCTCCTGGATGGCGTTGGAAGCCATTCACATGTACTTCGCCCTGGTCAAGATTTTCAACACCTACGTGCCCGCTTACATCTTCAAGTTTTGTGCTATGGGCTGGG GTGTCCCTTTGGTCATTATCAGCTTGGTGCTGCTCATAGATAAAGACGCCTATGGCAACATCCTTTCCTCAACAGCTGCAGCAAGGACCAATTCTGTTGACCAATT CTGCTGGTTGCAGGACAACGCCGTCTTCTACGCAACGGTGGTGGCGTTTGTCCTACTGGTCCTGTTGGCCAACATGTCTATGTTCGTGGTGGTTCTGCTCCAGATTCGCAAGATGGGCCCCAATAAAAAGGAGGGTAGCAATAGTCGTAGCACCCTGCAGAACATGAGAGCCGTAGCCAGTCTCACCATTCTGCTGGGCCTCACCTGGGTCACAGGCTTTTTTACCTTTGGACCCGGGAGAGTGGTTCTTATGTACCTTTTCACCATCTTCAACACTTTGCAAG GATTTTTTGTCTTCCTCTTCCACTGTCTGATGAAAGAAAACGTCAGGAAACAATGGAATATGCAATTGCGTTGTGGCGCTCAAAAGTCCAGCGAGCACTCGG GGTGGAGCAAGAAAATAAGCGGTCAAGGCAAAAAGGAGAATCTACTGAAGCCTTCCGTCAACACATCTGTGCTCAGTAACACGTCGGAATCCGAAGCCAGAGTAGAAAGCCGGAAGGGGGCATAA
- the vgll1 gene encoding transcription cofactor vestigial-like protein 1 has translation MEDGMDSPVAVKVEGHSRSVILRYFRGDIGSMVDAHFSRALSRDFKGNMQAVKAKKMRKNLKLEDSNTCQPALSEALPVLSRHSVFGPGDEPSGSWHPFVGRTGEPSSSPVTAYSVEDLSLTGQQYASSLLNLLHGDRAETVAGMASGSKAEHLPNWMVPQGLRDSVEPAGGFELGKPSYAIQHLPSGFHGYQTFQHGHN, from the exons ATGGAGGACGGCATGGACAGCCCGGTGGCTGTGAAGGTGGAGGGCCACTCCCGCAGCGTGATCCTCAGATACTTTCGTGGCGACATCGGGAGCATGGTGGATGCTCACTTTAGCCGGGCTCTTAGTAGAGACTTCAAGGGCAACATGCAGGCAGTCAAAGCCAAGAAAATGCGCAAGAATCTCAAATTAG AGGACAGCAACACCTGCCAGCCCGCCCTGTCAGAGGCTCTCCCCGTGCTGAGCCGCCACTCAGTATTCGGCCCCGGCGACGAACCCTCCGGGTCGTGGCACCCGTTCGTCGGCCGCACCGGAGAGCCGTCGAGCTCGCCTGTCACCGCCTATTCGGTAGAAGACCTGAGCTTAACCGGGCAGCAGTACGCCTCGTCACTCCTCAACCTCCTGCACGGCGACCGTGCCGAGACGGTGGCCGGCATGGCGTCCGGCTCCAAGGCCGAACATCTGCCGAACTGGATGGTGCCACAAGGACTCAGAGACTCTGTGGAGCCTGCTGGAGGTTTCGAGCTTGGGAAGCCTTCATATGCCATACAGCATCTGCCATCCGGCTTCCACGGCTATCAAACCTTCCAACATGGACATAACTAG